The Pirellulales bacterium genome has a window encoding:
- a CDS encoding Lpg1974 family pore-forming outer membrane protein: protein MTRLIARMRISFACLAIAAIAAPVGAADPTAAAPQSVEAAAAPASPALPSTEMPAPSTEGPPAAKPQSTPAPAPSVPSTSTPSGPAPSSATPSVEALPPGTTEAVPTPDTTATAPQAVESSGPQPIGPPACETPAHEGIFLHPLAGRRANFAATHNAPARFPYYDGQPRPVAMPVVVPGARVAAFVQGPHPVLARLAGQDEPQQAIEQPLPPGAAAAPEVAAPEVAAPEVAAPEGDEAAAGPVVGPSDGPPVSPGDWSAPQAAGWFGGSDYFFVRPHQTYDAAYQLTPNGVTGPGVTNVNFNPSFGNGVRLFAGYETACDESIRFGYTYLYNDTLRTVAVPTGSSVLTPLGATLFPGDALDATEHLLVNVWDIDDSRKLNLGWCECKSCCPSWDVSWSWGVRIIDIEEAILNSVTGPDAGTFTQKSAFLGAGPKLGIDVRRHLGHSRFSAYVAADAALLLGEEKTYGTDTPSGSKGVQAVPNFDVQLGLEWRPTCHISITSGYLFEYFGDATQLSEAAGLALLVPPQASNLSFDGFFVRGEFKY, encoded by the coding sequence ATGACGCGGCTTATTGCGCGGATGCGGATCTCGTTTGCTTGTTTGGCAATTGCGGCGATCGCCGCGCCGGTCGGCGCCGCTGATCCAACCGCGGCAGCGCCGCAGTCGGTGGAAGCCGCGGCTGCGCCGGCCAGCCCTGCACTTCCGTCCACCGAAATGCCGGCGCCATCGACGGAAGGACCGCCGGCGGCCAAGCCGCAATCGACGCCGGCTCCAGCGCCGTCCGTGCCGTCCACTTCAACCCCGTCAGGCCCGGCGCCATCGAGTGCCACGCCTTCGGTCGAAGCCCTGCCGCCGGGCACGACAGAAGCGGTGCCGACTCCGGACACGACGGCGACCGCGCCGCAAGCGGTTGAAAGTTCAGGCCCACAACCTATTGGGCCGCCGGCATGCGAAACGCCCGCTCACGAAGGAATTTTCCTGCACCCGCTGGCAGGCCGGCGGGCCAACTTCGCGGCTACGCACAATGCCCCGGCGCGGTTTCCTTACTACGACGGCCAGCCTCGGCCGGTGGCCATGCCCGTTGTCGTGCCTGGCGCGCGGGTGGCCGCTTTTGTCCAAGGTCCGCACCCGGTATTGGCCCGGTTGGCCGGGCAAGACGAACCGCAGCAAGCGATCGAGCAACCGCTGCCGCCGGGGGCTGCCGCCGCGCCCGAGGTCGCCGCGCCCGAGGTCGCCGCGCCTGAAGTCGCCGCGCCTGAAGGTGACGAGGCAGCCGCGGGGCCGGTGGTCGGACCAAGTGACGGGCCGCCCGTCTCGCCGGGAGATTGGTCTGCGCCGCAGGCGGCCGGATGGTTCGGCGGATCGGACTATTTTTTCGTCCGCCCGCATCAAACCTACGACGCCGCCTACCAGCTCACGCCCAACGGTGTTACCGGCCCGGGCGTCACGAACGTAAACTTCAATCCGTCGTTCGGCAACGGCGTGCGCCTGTTCGCGGGCTACGAAACCGCTTGCGATGAATCGATCCGATTCGGCTACACGTATCTATATAACGACACGCTTCGCACCGTCGCCGTCCCGACCGGGTCGTCGGTTCTGACGCCGCTCGGGGCGACGCTTTTTCCCGGCGATGCGCTCGACGCGACGGAGCATCTGCTTGTAAACGTCTGGGACATCGACGACTCGCGGAAGCTGAATCTCGGTTGGTGCGAATGCAAAAGCTGCTGCCCGTCGTGGGATGTCAGTTGGTCGTGGGGCGTGCGAATCATCGATATCGAAGAGGCGATCCTCAACTCGGTCACCGGGCCGGATGCCGGAACCTTCACGCAGAAATCGGCGTTCCTCGGGGCCGGCCCGAAGTTGGGCATCGACGTTCGCCGCCACCTCGGTCATAGCCGATTCTCGGCCTACGTTGCCGCCGATGCCGCATTATTGCTCGGCGAAGAAAAGACCTACGGCACCGACACGCCATCGGGCTCGAAAGGCGTTCAGGCCGTGCCGAATTTCGACGTTCAACTTGGCCTGGAATGGCGGCCAACCTGCCACATCAGCATCACCAGCGGCTATTTGTTCGAATATTTCGGCGATGCCACGCAATTGAGCGAGGCAGCCGGGCTGGCGCTATTAGTGCCGCCGCAAGCGAGCAACCTTTCGTTCGACGGCTTCTTCGTCCGCGGCGAATTCAAGTATTGA